A region from the Sorex araneus isolate mSorAra2 chromosome 6, mSorAra2.pri, whole genome shotgun sequence genome encodes:
- the APOBEC1 gene encoding C->U-editing enzyme APOBEC-1 yields the protein MAVVTQNKPVVTWLPEFHFGTAGPTGDRAMTSGSSSSAADPTLRRRIEPWEFENFFDPRQLRKEACLLYEVQWGRKSKWVHTARNTTRHVEVNFLERLSTERHFHPSVSCSITWFLSWSPCWECSRAIREFVTQHPSVTLVIYVARLYWHMDEQNRQGLRELINSGVTIQTMRAPEYDYCWRNFVNYPPGGEHQCPRYPPLFLGLYALELHCVILGLPSCFKVSKGKQDELIIFRFVPQTCHHQRIPPNILFEIGSYFC from the exons ATGGCCGTGGTGACACAGAATAAGCCAGTTGTCACGTGGCTGCCTGAGTTTCACTTCGGCACCGCGGGACCAACCGGTGACAGAGCCATGACCTCTGGGAGCA GTTCCTCGGCTGCAGATCCTACCTTGAG gagaagaattgaaccctgggagTTCGAGAATTTCTTCGACCCCCGACAGCTCCGGAAGGAGGCCTGCCTGCTCTACGAAGTCCAGTGGGGCAGGAAGAGCAAATGGGTGCACACGGCCAGGAACACCACCCGGCACGTCGAGGTCAACTTCCTAGAGAGGCTGAGCACAGAGAGGCACTTCCACCCCTCCGTCAGCTGCTCCATCACCTGGTTCTTGTCCTGGAGCCCCTGCTGGGAGTGCTCAAGGGCCATCCGAGAGTTTGTGACTCAGCATCCAAGCGTGACTCTCGTCATTTACGTGGCCCGGCTTTACTGGCACATGGATGAGCAGAACCGGCAAGGACTCCGGGAGCTCATTAACAGCGGGGTGACCATCCAGACGATGAGAGCCCCAG AGTATGATTACTGCTGGAGGAATTTCGTCAACTACCCGCCTGGCGGAGAACACCAGTGCCCAAGGTACCCACCTCTGTTCCTGGGCCTGTACGCATTGGAACTGCACTGCGTGATTCTA GGTCTCCCTTCCTGTTTCAAGGTTTCAAAAGGAAAGCAGGACGAACTCATCATTTTTAGATTCGTTCCTCAGACGTGTCATCACCAAAGGATTCCGCCTAATATCCTTTTTGAGATAGGAAGCTACTTCTGCTAA